A stretch of Bradyrhizobium diazoefficiens DNA encodes these proteins:
- a CDS encoding AMP-binding protein: MRFIDYLDKGASLGPDALCLTMDGRDLSYREVQSLSYRVARGLARSGIGAGEKVAILSGNDPVAFACVFGISRAGSVWCPINPRNEAAENQIILDQFDCSLLLFHSSFAAMVEAVRAELPKLRALVCLDAELPFAPSFDSWLAGLAGDRYQRETVDDLAMIPGTGGTTGKPKGVMLSGRNIEAMTALTLMGYPFKGRPIYLALAPLTHAAGVLCFPIMALGGRIVIMHHPDIAQFLDLIERYRVTHTFLPPTVIYMLLDHPKLDPAKLGSLQCFWYGAAPISATRLAEALQRIGPMAQLFGQTEAPMMISMMAPDEHYNADGTIAMERLASAGRISPLVQAGIMDGDGNLLPTGARGEIVVRGSLVMEGYYKNPEATAEASAHGWHHTGDVGYIDEDGYLYIVDRAKDMIITGGFNVYSIEVENALRAHEAVQDCAVIGLADEKWGERIVAVVQPRADQSVDVTALAAFVKQRIGSVKTPKQIEVWDDLPRSKVGKVLKPDIRARLADRSDD; encoded by the coding sequence ATGCGCTTCATCGATTACCTCGACAAAGGTGCCTCGCTCGGCCCCGACGCGTTATGCCTCACCATGGATGGACGCGATCTCAGCTATCGCGAAGTGCAGTCGCTGAGCTACCGCGTCGCGCGCGGCCTTGCGCGATCGGGCATTGGTGCCGGCGAGAAGGTCGCAATCCTTTCCGGCAACGATCCGGTCGCGTTTGCTTGCGTGTTCGGCATTTCCCGCGCGGGCTCGGTCTGGTGCCCGATCAATCCGCGCAACGAGGCGGCCGAAAATCAGATCATCCTCGACCAATTCGACTGCAGCCTGCTGCTGTTTCATTCAAGCTTCGCGGCGATGGTCGAGGCGGTGCGTGCAGAGCTGCCAAAGCTGCGCGCCCTCGTCTGCCTCGATGCAGAGTTACCCTTCGCGCCCTCGTTCGACAGCTGGCTCGCCGGCCTTGCCGGCGACCGCTATCAACGCGAGACGGTCGACGATCTCGCGATGATTCCCGGCACCGGCGGCACCACCGGCAAGCCGAAGGGGGTCATGCTGTCGGGCCGCAACATCGAGGCCATGACGGCACTCACGCTGATGGGCTATCCCTTCAAGGGCCGTCCGATCTATCTCGCGCTTGCGCCGCTGACCCACGCGGCCGGCGTGCTGTGTTTCCCGATCATGGCGCTCGGCGGCCGCATCGTGATCATGCATCACCCCGACATCGCTCAATTTCTCGATTTGATTGAGCGCTATCGCGTCACGCACACCTTCCTGCCGCCGACCGTGATCTACATGCTGCTCGATCATCCGAAGCTCGACCCCGCGAAGCTCGGGTCGCTGCAATGCTTCTGGTACGGCGCGGCGCCGATCTCGGCCACGCGGCTTGCCGAGGCGCTCCAGCGTATCGGGCCGATGGCGCAGTTGTTCGGTCAGACCGAGGCGCCGATGATGATCTCGATGATGGCGCCGGACGAGCATTACAATGCCGACGGCACGATCGCGATGGAGCGTCTCGCCTCGGCCGGGCGGATCAGCCCGCTGGTGCAGGCCGGCATCATGGATGGCGACGGTAATTTGCTGCCGACCGGCGCACGCGGTGAGATCGTGGTCCGCGGTTCGCTGGTGATGGAGGGCTATTACAAAAATCCAGAGGCCACGGCGGAGGCCTCCGCGCATGGCTGGCACCATACCGGCGACGTCGGCTACATCGACGAGGACGGCTACCTCTATATCGTCGATCGCGCCAAGGACATGATCATCACCGGCGGGTTCAACGTCTACTCGATCGAGGTCGAGAACGCGCTGCGGGCGCATGAGGCGGTGCAGGATTGCGCCGTGATCGGGCTGGCGGACGAGAAATGGGGTGAGCGGATCGTCGCCGTGGTCCAGCCCCGCGCCGACCAGAGCGTCGATGTGACGGCGCTCGCGGCCTTCGTCAAGCAGCGAATCGGCAGCGTCAAGACGCCGAAGCAGATCGAAGTCTGGGATGATCTGCCGCGCTCCAAGGTGGGCAAGGTGCTGAAGCCGGATATCCGTGCGCGGCTGGCAGATCGCTCAGACGACTAG